The Paenibacillus sp. BIC5C1 DNA segment AGTGTTCCGCATTGGGATTTCCGTGCTGAGCCGGAAGAGGGGGAGGAGATTCCACGAGACAGCTCCGCTGGTGCTATTGCTGCTTCCGGATTGCTTGAGCTTGCAGATGTACTTCCTGATCCAGAGGGCAGACTTTATGCTACCGTCGCTAAACGTATCCTGAGTTCCTTGCGGGATCATTATGGAACCTGGCATCTTCCTGAGCACGAAGGTATGCTTCTCGAGGGAACCGGTCATAAACCGGCAGGTCAGAACGTAAACGTTTCACTTATTTACGGTGACTATTTCTACATCGAAGCGAGTGCCAAATTAAACGGTTGGAAGCATCGCATTTTCTGAAGTCTTCTGAAATTAACAAAAAACATTCTCAACTTGATACCGAATGCCCGATAGACGAAATTAGTCTATTGGGCTATTTGTGCTTGATTTGACGGGGAAAATCGGGGCTTGCTACCCTTTTTGTCAATCGAATTGAACTTTTTATCTATATCCCAATCACGCTCTTACCGTTATAATAAATTCCTGATCCAAACATAGATAATCTACGAAGAGTTGGGTGATGAGTTGTTGCTAAACATTCGATATTTGTGGCAAAAACGTGAAAGCATAATTGTGACCTGGCTTGTCTCTTACAGTGCTGTTTTAATTGTGCCGATTTTGATCAGTTTGGTTATATACATACAAGCCAATGAGACATTGAAGAGTGAAATCCATCGGGCCAACGATTCTTTATTGAAGCAGATGCGATATACGATCGATACTCAAGTTGATCTGATGAAGCGGTTAAACATGGAGATGACATGGAGCCCAAATCTGCAAACGCTGATGTATTCCAATCAGCCGGCCAAAGAGGCGCCTTATACGGCATACCAACTGGTAAAGGAACTTCGTCTCTATAAAACATCCTACGCATCCATCGATGAATTCTACGTCGTGTGGAAAAAAGATCAATCCATTCTCCGTTCAGGTAATATTCGGGATATGCGAACGGCATTTCATACCTTACATAACACAGGTGCCATGTCTTTCGAAGCGTGGCGGGATCAGATTCTGGGTACAGAGACGAATCAGTTCGTCATACTGCCACATCAGAATGCAGCTCCGGTGGAGTCTTCCATTGCATACGTTACCCGTCTGCCTGATGATTTGAATGGTCAGGAGACCGGTACGGTTGTCGTCATGGCGGATACGCGAAGATTTCAGGAAGCGATTGAGAGCATTTCGGGTTTTAGTGACGCCACGCTGCTGATTCTGAACCAGAATAACGAGATTCTGATGAGCAATCGTCCCGGATCGGAGGAATTGAAGCCATTCATGAATGGTAATCAGGTTCAGTTGGATAACGCCAAGGTAGGCAAGTCGGAGATGTTCTACATGGACTCCGCGGTATCCGATCTGAAGTACGCATTGATTATTCCCAGCAGTCTGTATTGGGAAAAGGCAGTATATGTCCGCAATTTTACGTATATCAGTATCGTGGTGAGTCTCATTAGTGCGGGTGTACTGACCTGGTTCTTCATGCGCCGGAATTACTCCCCAATCCAACAGCTCGTGGAATCGCTAAAAGACAAAAATTCGCAGAACGAACCTGCTGATCGGAACGAACTTCGGTTTATTCAGAAAGTCATCATGAACACACGGTCAGAAAAGAACGAGATTGCCCAGCAGCTGCAGAAACATCAGCAGGTGCTGCGCTCCAATATGATTAATCGACTTCTGAAAGGCAAACAGGATACGCTCGTGCCTTATGAAGATGCATTCCGGTCCTTTCATATGCCGCTGTATTCAAGTGAATTTGCTGTTATCCTATTTGTCATCGAAAATGAAGAAAATCTCTATGGAAAGCTGCCAGGTATTGATATCAATGAACGAAACAAATTGATCCATCTCATTATTTCCAATGTGGTTGAAGAACTGGCTTCAGAGCGTCAGCACGTCGGATATGTAGCAGAAGTTGATGATATGATGGTTTGCCTTGTAAATATGAAAGCGGATTCTTCGGATTGGAACCAGGATCTTCATCACATTGCGGCAGAAGCGCAGCGCTTCTTGGAACGCTATGATATGGAACTTACGATTTCCATCAGCGGACGCCATACGTCGTGGATTGGCATTGCCGAAGCATACCAGGAAGCAGTCGACGCAATGGAATACAAAATGGTTCTTGGCAAGAAAGGCATCATTACCTATGGGGATGTACGCAGCGATGCGATGGCGGATGACCCGTTTGGCTACTACTATCCGCTTCAGGTGGAACAGCAGCTCCTTAATTTCATCAAAGCGGGAGATACAGACCAAGCCAGCGCTTATATGAACGAGATTACAGAGCGAAATTTTGATAAACCGATTATGTCACTCACACTCGCACGTTGCCTGATTTTTAACCTGGTAGGTACAATGATAAAGGCTATCAATGATCTGGGGGACAGGGATAACCATACGCTAACCCAATACCCGCATCGGATTGAGGACATTATTGCCGGGGATACCATCCAGGAGATGCAGGAGGCTTTGCAGAATTTGCTTGAGGAGGTATGTTCCTACGCCGCTGACAAGCGCGCAACGAATGTATCACAAGAACGTGAGGATTCTCTGCGTCATCTCAGTACCCAAGTCACACAGTATATTGAGAGCAACTATACAGACGTGAATTTGAACGTCAACGCGATTGGTGAACATTTTGAGCTTAAGGGCAGTTACTTGTCCAAACTCTTCAAGAATCAGACTGGTGAGGGTCTGCTGGACTGCATTCATAAGTGCCGTATCCGACAGGCGAAAGAAATGATGGAGCATAAACAAGAATCCATTACCGAAATATCCCGATTGGTCGGGTATAACGATGCAGCAACTTTCATCCGGGTATTCAAGAAATATGAAGGCATTACGCCCGGTAAATATAAAGAAATCAGTTAATTGATTTGAAAGGAGACCGGAACATGAACGTAAAGAGGGAGTTGGCATTCATAACAAAGGTGACAGGATTCATCCTGCTGCTTGGCATGCTGACTGCTTGCGATCAGAACGGGACAGATTCGAATGCCAAGCTGGATGAACGTTCCGGCTCATCAGAGTACCAGACCGTCTCAATTACTTCACCCAATGACGATGGAAAATTAACCTACTGGGCAGAATTGAATGGCAATGCAGCAAGCATTAAGTCCAGCTTCAATGAAGTTCCTTTTTTTCAGGAGTGGCAGCGGAGAACCGGAGTCAACCTTCAATTCATCCGGCCTCCCGCCAATCAGGCCAAAGAAGCGATTAATGTACTGCTTACGTCTGGAGAACTGCCGGATATGATTGAATACGAGTGGAGCAATTATCCCGGTGGGCCGGAGAAAGCGATCAAAGACGGTTATATTCTGCGATTAAACGATGTTATTAATCAATACGCACCTCATCTAAAACAGTACCTGACCGAGCATCCAGACATTGATATGCAGATTCGCACAGCGAACGGAAGTTATTACGCGTTTCCTTTTATTCAGGGAGATGATAAGCTGCGAACCTATCAAGGGCCGATTATTCGGAAGGACTGGCTGGATGAGCTTGGACTTGATGTGCCAACCACGATTGCCGAATGGCATACGATGCTTCAGGCATTTAAGGACAAAAAGGGAGCTGAGGCCCCGCTTACTTTTCTAGGTGTTCCGAATCCGTTGTTCGGTATTGAAGGTGGCGGTTTTATTGGCGCTTTTGGCATTAAAAAGGGGTTCTACGTGGAAGATGGCCAAATTAAGTTTGGGGCACAAGAACCTGAATATAAGGCTTTCCTATCCTTATTTCGTGAATGGTATGCAGAGGGACTCATTGACAAGAATCTGGCTGCTGTCGATTCGGAGACTCAGGATACAAACATGACCACAGGACGCAGCGGCGCGAGTATCTGGAATGCAGGGGCAGGGATTGGTACATGGCTACCGATCTTGCAGGAGACGGATTCCCAGGCAAAGCTTGTGCCAGCGCCATATCCTGTCATGAACAAAGGGGATCGCCCGAAATTTGGTCAACTTGCTCCCGCTATCGGTTCCAGTGGAGTCGCCATATCCAGCAACAGTCACCATGTAGAAGAAGCAGCACGGATGCTGGACTACGGGTATGGGCCTGAGGGACATTTGCTGTTCAACTTTGGCATAGAAGGTGTTAGTTTTGAGATGAAGGACGGGTATCCGACGTATACCGAGACTATTTTGAAAAACCCTGATAAGTGGTCGCCGGCACAAGCGCTTGCGATGTACACCAGAGCGAGTTATTTCGGTCCATTTGTGCAGGATACGCGATATATGGAACAATATTATATTTTGCCGGAACAGAAAGAGGCGGTGCAGCTATGGTCCAGTACAGATGCTGTTCTCCATCAGGTACCGACCCTGCCCAAAACCGAGAAAGAAAGCACGGAGATGTCAGTCATCATGCAGGAAGTGAACAAGGTGGTGGACGAGATGTCGCTTAAAATCATTTTTGGTATTGAGCCGGTGGATGCTTTTGATACGTATGTCGAGCAAATCAAGTCATTACAGATTGATCGTGCGATTGAGATTCAGCAACAGGCGTTAGAGCGATATAATCGCGCTGTATCCTCTAAATAAATCCTTATATTGTATAAAATAGGCATTTAAGTGTCGTTTTTGTTAATGTAATTTCGTTCCCTCGTGCTCTACAATCGGTTATGACATGCTGAGTTGGCATGCACATGACTCTTGCTTGAGCAGGATCGGAGGTGACTATAGGGTTTCTTGAAACCGCTCACATACTCTGGAATCCAAAAGGAGGAGAACGAAAGTATGCGTAGAAAGTGGCCTTTTTTAGTGTTGGCATTTACGTTGACCGTTGGATTGTCTGTACCTGGAACCCAGGAGGTTCGAGCGTCAGAGGGTGACTCACAGCCATCTATTGATCGTGTCGGTGAGAATCTGTCTCTGGGTACGGATGGCAGAAGCAGACTCTATCCAAACGATTGGTATCCAGGATTTAAAGATGAACAGGGAAGGTTTCTGCATGACTTTTCGTATGCCGGTTATCAGCGCGGGGAAACAGAACTACCTAAAACGCCTAAAAACAAACGTATCGATGTTACCAAATCACCGTACTTTGCTGATCCTTCAGGGAGTCGTGATGCAACGCAGGCTATTCAAAAGGCAATTGATGCTGCTGTTGCGTTAGATGGGGGTGTCGTGTATCTTCCCAAGGGTACATATCAGGTTAACCCTCAGGACGGCAAAGATTATTCACTAAACATTCCTGCAAGTCGTGTGGTCCTGAAAGGTGACGGGATGAACAAGACTCATATCTATAATGCACAGCAAAATATGAAAAACAAGGATATTATCCGGATCGGTAACGGAGATTGGAAGAAAACCGGAATTTCCACGAAACTTCGCAAATCGGTTACTGATCCAACCGTCCTGCTACCCGTTGAGGATACGAGCGGGTTTGCAGTGAATGATTACGTGGTCATTTCATTTGAAACGACGCCAGGTTTCTTACGTGAACTCGGCATGCAAAACAAGTGGTCGTCACGTCTCGGGAAAGTAGAACCGTTATTCTATCGCCAAATCGTGGGCGTAGATTCAGAGAACAAAACGATTACGTTAGACATTCCGACGCGTTATCCAATGAAGTTGCGCGATTATATTACGATTAGTCAGACCGCTGATCCGATTGTCGAAGTAGGTTTGGAGGATTTCTCGATCGCCAACATTCAAAATGCGAAATCGGGGCTTGGTGAAGATGACTTCAAAGTCGTTGGGACTGCTGGATATGAAGCCGATAATGCCAAAGCGGTCAATGTGATTGCAGTGGCCAACAGCTGGATTCGAAATATTAACACCTATAAACCAGCCGGCAATTCAGATTATCATCTGTTGTCCAAGGGTATTATTCTGGACCGTACGAAGAACATCACTGTGGATCATGTAACCATGCAGTACCCGCAGTATCGTGGAGCGAATGGGAATGGTTATTTATATCAATTTATAGGCAATGATAATCTCATTAAGAATAGTAAGGCAATAGGAGCTAGACATAGCTTCACATATGCCAACTTCTCTGCGAACGGGAATGTCCTGCAAAGTTCGTATTCTGAGAAGCCTTCATTATTGACTGATTTTCATATGTATTTAAGCATGGCGAACCTGATCGACAACCTGGTCGTTAACGGGGACGGGATCTCTGCCATTACACGGGATTATGGATCATCCGAAACGAATCGTCATGGGGTGGTAACCACTGAAAGTGTGTTCTGGAATACGACCGGACAGGCGGCACACCCTAGTAAATCCGGCGTTATTGTAGAATCAGAACAATTCGGGAATGGATATGTCATTGGAACAAAAGGAAAGGACACCGGCGTGAACGTCAACATTGTAGGTTCCATACCCGATGCGAATACGCAGCCATTTGATATGGCAGAAGGCATTGGGGAGGGCGATCGTTTATCCCCACAAAGTTTATATCAGGATCAGAGCAAGAAGCGAATCAAAGATATTCATCTGGGGCTTCAATCCCTGTTGGTGAACGGCGAAGCTATCGGGGGTATGCAGTTTTTAAGAACCGATTACGTTCACACTTTGCCTTATGGCACAACCGAAACGCCGATCATCTCTGCAAAAGCTTATGCCAAGGATGCAAAGGTAAAAATTAAGCAACCGCAACAGACTAATGGAACTGGAGAGATCACTGTATCCTATCGGGGCCACAAACAGAACGTGCGAGTTAAGTTTAAGGTAGCTGAAACACCCGTACTTCCAGAGAATATCTCCATAAGTCCCAATAAAACAGTACCCGGCTGGAGAGTTGCAGGTAATGCGATCAGCGCAGGCGGAAGCGGAGAATTATCCTCTTTTCTAACATTAGATAATGGCGAGATCGTAAATATTGCAGAATTGAATGTTCCTGTGACGTACACATCAAGTGATGATACGATCGGATATACAGAAGGAACTACATTCCATGCAGTAAAAGCGGGAAAGGTCGACATCGTCGTGAGTTGCGTCTTTAATGGAGTAACAGTCGAGGCACGTGAGAAATTTGAGGTCAAAGAGCCTATGGCTGAACCGGAAGGACCTTTCGCTGTCATAAGCAAGGTTACGGCAAGTGCAGATGATGGCAATCTGCCGATCCATACAATCGATCGTGATCCAGACTCCAGATGGTCTGCAGATGGAAAGGGACAATACCTGCAGTTGGAGCTTGAGCAACAGACTCAAGTAGGGCAGGTAAGCATTCAATTCTATAATGGACATACACGATCCAATTATTTTGATTTGGAGATATCAACTGATGGTATTAATTACCAAAAAGTGTTAAGTAACGTGGCCAGTCAAAAACAGGCGGCTTATGAGACATTTGAATTTGAACCGGCTCAGGCCAAATTCATTCGTTATGTCGGCCAAGGCAACGAATCGAATACCTGGAACAGCATTATTGAATTTTGGGTGCACGAGAATTAAAAATGACGTAGTAGGATAAAATCAGAAGAAATTCAGAATCAAATATAATATGCGTTCAATATAAAGCTGTAATGGGCGCATATTATATTTAAGATAACTGAGTTGTGTGATACGACAATTATAATTATGTGCGATCACATATTTATCCATACGAAATTAAAAATATCTCGGGGGTTATAAAAAGAAAAAGCCACATTTATCCATGGGATGTAAGTGTAAGTGAGTTGATTATTGAATCATCAGTTAACTGAAGAATGTGTTGTGATGAGGTTCGTAACAACTGTTTCACAAAACTCGTATTTTGTACATATGTAATATTGCGTTGTAATAGGTCGGTCGTTCCTTCCGTTCGTTGTTCTAAATCATGATCAATAAAATAACCCATGCAATCCTTTACTCCCAGGACTGCATGGGCTTACTCGCGGAAGAGCAAAGCATGCTTAAAATATTATTTTTGCACCGCTTCTTTCAGAATTTTGACCTTTTGTTCCTTGGACATATCCCATGTGGTTGAAATGCTGTATTCGAATCCGCCTTCATGCCAAAAAACGTATTTTGGATAGATATGTGCCGGTAAGTCATCCTCAAAGAAACCTTTTTTCTTGTTTCCTTCTGAGTCTAACATATATTTAGAAATGGCCAGCGTATCGTTCCCGTTCGTATATTCAAGACGGATGGTTGCCGCCTCTTTCCAGCTTATCTTTTTCGCGTAGATGGGTTTTCCGCTCTTCTTGCCTTCCGCCCTTATTTCATCAAGGAACCTTCCTTCGGTTGGACCTTCAATTCTCGCTTTGGAAAACTTATATCCCTCCGGCAAATTTTTGGGCTGCTTCAGAATGGAACCCTCCAGAGTGGAAGCTTTTTTCAAGTAGTCCTCGTAAGCAGAGAATCTTTCTACCGCTCCCCAATAACTCAGGTCGAGACCGTTGTTAAGATCCTTATATTTATAATACAGAACGTACATATCACCTGTCTCTTTACTTAGCTTCTTCACTCTATTGGTCTCATCTTCGATATACTTCTTTTCCTCTGGAGTTAGAGCCTTGGCTGCTGCTTCTGCTTTTTTTCGGGCCTTTTCCAGTTCTTTCTTATAGAACTCGCGGTCTACATCCCCCTCGGGATAGATCATATCCGGATCATTATTCAAAGCAGCGTTTAAATCCTGTTCCGATTGCACGGAAGCCTTTGGTGTTACGCTCCCCGCATCGCTTTCCTTGGCATTAACTAATGTCACGCTGCCAAGCGCGAGAATCATCCCCATCCCCAGAATGGACAGGCGGTATGATTTTTTATGAAAATGTTTAATCATCGTAAGTCTCCTTTTCATTAGTTTATGCGTGGCGGACAGGCCGGCAAGTCCCGGTTGGCGTTGGTTTCCTGAAAAATGCTCCAACACATGGATGATCGTTTGTCCGTATGCAATATTTTGCTGCGGGTTCATCCGATTCAAGACACATGCATCGCAGGCCATCTCCTGGTCCTGTCTTGCTTTATATACGGCTAGCCATAATAACGGATTAAACCAATGGATGATCAGGATGATATGGATCAACCAGTTCACTGCGACGTCCCGCCGCTTAATATGTGCAAACTCATGCGCGAGAATATATTGAAGTTGATCTTTTTGCAGCGTGATGAGCAGACTGGGCGAAATGACAATCGCTGGCTTGCTAAAACCGACCACGGCAGGTCCGGGAATTCGATCGCTGGCCACAAACTGCACTTTTCGCTTTACACCTAATTGTTGTTTCGTCTCGTGAAAAACTGCCAACAGAAAAGGCGTGTCCATTTTTCGGCTTTCGCGCAGGGCTTGTTTTAATCGAAGCTGGTCGTATACCGTTTTCGCGGCAAGAAGCAGCACGCCCGCAAGCCAAACCGACAGCAGCATATTGTTGGAGCCATTCCACCAAAGGCCGCTCTCCTGCACGGGTCCCGATTCAAGGGATGGATCAGGTACTTCTGAAGTTCCACTCACTTCCGGGCCTGTAAAGCGCTCAATATGAATCGTCGCCTCGCTCATTCTCCCCGCTTCCTTCCAACCCGATGAAGTTTGAGTTTGTTTATGAATACCGGGCGCTATGGCCTCCAGGGACAAAACATTGTATAGGCTAAGCGAGGATTCCGGGGCCCAAGGGAGCAGCAAACGAATGACCACAGGAAGCCAAAGCCAATATTTCCATCTGGCTTCAATCTTGTTTCTTAATAGAAATTGCAGGATTAGGACAAGTAGAATCAGGATGGAGACCATGAACGATCCGCGAATTACCCAGCCTAAAAAAGACAATAAATTTTCATGCAATGTAAGACTCATCAGGGCTCTCTCTTTTCTGTTTCCCCGTCTTCTCTGCGGTTTTCGTCAAACAAAGCCTTTAGATCCTCGATTTCTTGTGCATTCAGTTTTTTATCCTGTAGAAAGTTGGCCAGCATTGGCTTTAAAGCCCCCCCATAAAGTTTTTTCATGAAGGACTTGGTTTCAGACTGCAGATACTCCTGCTCGCTGATGATCGGATAAAATAGTTGGGTGCGCTTTGAACCCTTTTCCAGTTTCGCACCCGCTGCTTCCTTCTGCACCAGACGGCTGAGGAGCGTCCGGGTCGTATTGGGGCTCCACCCCATTCGATCCGTCATTTGTTTTACGACCTCGCTGGAAGGGCAGGACGGATTTATCCATAATACGCGCATAATTTCCAGCTCTGCATCCGTAATCGGTGGTATTTGATTCATGCATGAAACCTCCAAAGTCAATTTACTTAGACTACATATGTAGTTACAATACACATGCTACATTTGTAGTTTAGTAATGTCAACTTGTTTGTCAGAGAGTAATTTCCTCGTTTTTGTTACACGCAAAAATGCTTCGTACCGCTAGTCCGACATGATGATCCACAAAAGAAACCCACTGTAATCACATTTTGGAGCACCTGTTCGAGAAAACTTTTAGCTGACGTAAAGTGTTATTTTTTCACGGCTGCTTTTAGCATTGCGATTTTCTGTTTCCGTGAAATATCCAACGAAGAGGTTGAAATGTTGTATTCGAATTTGCCACCATCATTCCAAAAAACGTATTTTGGAAAGATATGGGCCGGCAGCGTATCATCAAAGAAACCTTTCTTCTTGTTTTCCTCCGAATCTACCGTATACTTGGAAAAGCCCAGCGTGTCTTTTCCATTCGTATATTTAAGACGGATGGTTGCCGCCTCTTTCCAATCTATCTTTTTCACATAGATGGGCTTTCCGCTCTTCTTACCTTCGGCCCTTACTTCATCAACGAATTTCCCTTCGATCGGACCTTCAATGACCGCTGATAAAAACTTATATCCCTTTGGCAGGTTAGCGGGCTGCTTCAGAATCGATCCCTTCAGGGTAGTTGCTTTTTTCAAGTAGTCCTCGTATGCAGTGAATTCATGTACCCCTCCCCAATAACTAATATCAAATCCGCTATTTAATTTTGGGTACTTATGATACAGGACATACATATCACCCGACTCTTGAGTCAACTTCTTCACTCTTTCAATCTCTTGTTCGATAAACTTTTTTTCCTCAGCAGTTATAGGCTTGGCTGCTTCGGCTGTTTTTTTAACAACGGCTTGTTGGGCTTTCTCGTAGGATTGCGCCTTCGCCACAAGGCTTACGGAAGAACCCATTAATAAAATGCTGCTTAGTGTCGCAATGGCTACTTTCGTTGCTGCTTTCATTTGGTAATGCTCCTCTCCTATAATTTTTTTATGAACTACAGTTGTAGTTCGGAATTAATACTACATCTGTAGTTTAATAATGTCAATACGGTTTGTTCAGAAATTTTTCAGTTTTCGTTAAACACAAAAAAAGCCGCTAATCTAAGCGACTTATTATGGGACCATGTTTTTTGTCCCTCAACCAGTTTAGTAAAGCGGAATTAAATTGATTAAATCCCTTCAGTTTGAGCCTCTTTAATTCCTTTTACGTTTCTCTTTAGCAAGCCAGCTCAGTACCCGAACATCAGATCCCGTATGAGCTGCACGATCCCTTCCAGATCTTCATACTTATGTGTATCCAGAATGGAAACGTCGATGCCACAACATTAATTTTGATCAACCACTGCCAATCTTCATTCTGATCTTTGGTTGATACTCTAGCGTGTTATTTTAAGCTGCTCTAAAGACATACAAAAAAAGGATCGTCAGCAATTCTGCAACGATCGCTATTGTCAGTCCGCTAGTTAAAAACAGCAGATGATCATTTTGATGACTTCTCAGTTAGTTTCCCGTTAGTTTTACGAGTTTTAATAATTTCTTGCCAGTTAGGAGGCAAGTTATAATCCCTAATGTGCTTATACTCAAGAACTACTACTGAACCGGAGTTATCTATACTAAACCTCATCGAGTCGAGTCCAACATCCAAATGAGGTCCTACGTACGGGATTGTTTTAACCTGAACATCAATATGCGAAGAATGATATTTAACGTCTACATCAGTTCCATCCAAAAAAGGCGCATACGTAGGTGATACAGTTAATTTACTTATATAGTATTGGTTAATCTGTTCCTGTATTTTTGGAGCTAACAAAGTAAGTACAAGTCGCTTCAATGGTTCATCGTTTGGCTTTGCACAGACGTGCTGTATTGTCACAAAGAAAATGATAACTGTTAGCAGTAATCCGATACATCTTTTCATTTCTAAAGCCCTCATCCTAAGCAATTTTTAAGGGTAGTTTTCACTAAATGAAGAGAATTTATTATGCTATCCTGTCTGTTAGTTTAATGAATTAACAGGCAAAATAACGATTAGATATAAGCCTAATCGGCAATAGGAGCATGTTCTCGTCCAATACGGTAATCGGTACAAGTTCTTGTCCTTGGCTTGGGACAAGAACTTGTACCGATAAAACAAAAACCAGCTAATGTTTGTCAAGCATTTCAGGTTGGATGAGTTCTCTTTTCGTGTTATACTTTTTTCGACCAACACGAATAACCTCCA contains these protein-coding regions:
- a CDS encoding extracellular solute-binding protein; this encodes MNVKRELAFITKVTGFILLLGMLTACDQNGTDSNAKLDERSGSSEYQTVSITSPNDDGKLTYWAELNGNAASIKSSFNEVPFFQEWQRRTGVNLQFIRPPANQAKEAINVLLTSGELPDMIEYEWSNYPGGPEKAIKDGYILRLNDVINQYAPHLKQYLTEHPDIDMQIRTANGSYYAFPFIQGDDKLRTYQGPIIRKDWLDELGLDVPTTIAEWHTMLQAFKDKKGAEAPLTFLGVPNPLFGIEGGGFIGAFGIKKGFYVEDGQIKFGAQEPEYKAFLSLFREWYAEGLIDKNLAAVDSETQDTNMTTGRSGASIWNAGAGIGTWLPILQETDSQAKLVPAPYPVMNKGDRPKFGQLAPAIGSSGVAISSNSHHVEEAARMLDYGYGPEGHLLFNFGIEGVSFEMKDGYPTYTETILKNPDKWSPAQALAMYTRASYFGPFVQDTRYMEQYYILPEQKEAVQLWSSTDAVLHQVPTLPKTEKESTEMSVIMQEVNKVVDEMSLKIIFGIEPVDAFDTYVEQIKSLQIDRAIEIQQQALERYNRAVSSK
- a CDS encoding discoidin domain-containing protein: MRRKWPFLVLAFTLTVGLSVPGTQEVRASEGDSQPSIDRVGENLSLGTDGRSRLYPNDWYPGFKDEQGRFLHDFSYAGYQRGETELPKTPKNKRIDVTKSPYFADPSGSRDATQAIQKAIDAAVALDGGVVYLPKGTYQVNPQDGKDYSLNIPASRVVLKGDGMNKTHIYNAQQNMKNKDIIRIGNGDWKKTGISTKLRKSVTDPTVLLPVEDTSGFAVNDYVVISFETTPGFLRELGMQNKWSSRLGKVEPLFYRQIVGVDSENKTITLDIPTRYPMKLRDYITISQTADPIVEVGLEDFSIANIQNAKSGLGEDDFKVVGTAGYEADNAKAVNVIAVANSWIRNINTYKPAGNSDYHLLSKGIILDRTKNITVDHVTMQYPQYRGANGNGYLYQFIGNDNLIKNSKAIGARHSFTYANFSANGNVLQSSYSEKPSLLTDFHMYLSMANLIDNLVVNGDGISAITRDYGSSETNRHGVVTTESVFWNTTGQAAHPSKSGVIVESEQFGNGYVIGTKGKDTGVNVNIVGSIPDANTQPFDMAEGIGEGDRLSPQSLYQDQSKKRIKDIHLGLQSLLVNGEAIGGMQFLRTDYVHTLPYGTTETPIISAKAYAKDAKVKIKQPQQTNGTGEITVSYRGHKQNVRVKFKVAETPVLPENISISPNKTVPGWRVAGNAISAGGSGELSSFLTLDNGEIVNIAELNVPVTYTSSDDTIGYTEGTTFHAVKAGKVDIVVSCVFNGVTVEAREKFEVKEPMAEPEGPFAVISKVTASADDGNLPIHTIDRDPDSRWSADGKGQYLQLELEQQTQVGQVSIQFYNGHTRSNYFDLEISTDGINYQKVLSNVASQKQAAYETFEFEPAQAKFIRYVGQGNESNTWNSIIEFWVHEN
- a CDS encoding DUF3888 domain-containing protein, with the protein product MRALEMKRCIGLLLTVIIFFVTIQHVCAKPNDEPLKRLVLTLLAPKIQEQINQYYISKLTVSPTYAPFLDGTDVDVKYHSSHIDVQVKTIPYVGPHLDVGLDSMRFSIDNSGSVVVLEYKHIRDYNLPPNWQEIIKTRKTNGKLTEKSSK
- a CDS encoding BlaI/MecI/CopY family transcriptional regulator, encoding MNQIPPITDAELEIMRVLWINPSCPSSEVVKQMTDRMGWSPNTTRTLLSRLVQKEAAGAKLEKGSKRTQLFYPIISEQEYLQSETKSFMKKLYGGALKPMLANFLQDKKLNAQEIEDLKALFDENRREDGETEKREP
- a CDS encoding M56 family metallopeptidase, with product MSLTLHENLLSFLGWVIRGSFMVSILILLVLILQFLLRNKIEARWKYWLWLPVVIRLLLPWAPESSLSLYNVLSLEAIAPGIHKQTQTSSGWKEAGRMSEATIHIERFTGPEVSGTSEVPDPSLESGPVQESGLWWNGSNNMLLSVWLAGVLLLAAKTVYDQLRLKQALRESRKMDTPFLLAVFHETKQQLGVKRKVQFVASDRIPGPAVVGFSKPAIVISPSLLITLQKDQLQYILAHEFAHIKRRDVAVNWLIHIILIIHWFNPLLWLAVYKARQDQEMACDACVLNRMNPQQNIAYGQTIIHVLEHFSGNQRQPGLAGLSATHKLMKRRLTMIKHFHKKSYRLSILGMGMILALGSVTLVNAKESDAGSVTPKASVQSEQDLNAALNNDPDMIYPEGDVDREFYKKELEKARKKAEAAAKALTPEEKKYIEDETNRVKKLSKETGDMYVLYYKYKDLNNGLDLSYWGAVERFSAYEDYLKKASTLEGSILKQPKNLPEGYKFSKARIEGPTEGRFLDEIRAEGKKSGKPIYAKKISWKEAATIRLEYTNGNDTLAISKYMLDSEGNKKKGFFEDDLPAHIYPKYVFWHEGGFEYSISTTWDMSKEQKVKILKEAVQK
- a CDS encoding helix-turn-helix domain-containing protein, encoding MLNIRYLWQKRESIIVTWLVSYSAVLIVPILISLVIYIQANETLKSEIHRANDSLLKQMRYTIDTQVDLMKRLNMEMTWSPNLQTLMYSNQPAKEAPYTAYQLVKELRLYKTSYASIDEFYVVWKKDQSILRSGNIRDMRTAFHTLHNTGAMSFEAWRDQILGTETNQFVILPHQNAAPVESSIAYVTRLPDDLNGQETGTVVVMADTRRFQEAIESISGFSDATLLILNQNNEILMSNRPGSEELKPFMNGNQVQLDNAKVGKSEMFYMDSAVSDLKYALIIPSSLYWEKAVYVRNFTYISIVVSLISAGVLTWFFMRRNYSPIQQLVESLKDKNSQNEPADRNELRFIQKVIMNTRSEKNEIAQQLQKHQQVLRSNMINRLLKGKQDTLVPYEDAFRSFHMPLYSSEFAVILFVIENEENLYGKLPGIDINERNKLIHLIISNVVEELASERQHVGYVAEVDDMMVCLVNMKADSSDWNQDLHHIAAEAQRFLERYDMELTISISGRHTSWIGIAEAYQEAVDAMEYKMVLGKKGIITYGDVRSDAMADDPFGYYYPLQVEQQLLNFIKAGDTDQASAYMNEITERNFDKPIMSLTLARCLIFNLVGTMIKAINDLGDRDNHTLTQYPHRIEDIIAGDTIQEMQEALQNLLEEVCSYAADKRATNVSQEREDSLRHLSTQVTQYIESNYTDVNLNVNAIGEHFELKGSYLSKLFKNQTGEGLLDCIHKCRIRQAKEMMEHKQESITEISRLVGYNDAATFIRVFKKYEGITPGKYKEIS